In a genomic window of Streptomyces koelreuteriae:
- a CDS encoding NYN domain-containing protein codes for MDRCIVLVDAGYLLGAAASLLAGEPSRSRITVDHTALIQGLRERAESDTQQPLLRIYWFDGAPDRVPQPEHRRLRVMPRVTVRLGALTRSDGRWAQKGVDAAMHAELTELARNRACSDIVLVTGDGDLLPGMMAAKEHGVAVHLWAVQAADGDYNQSEDLVAEADERRVLDRTWITKAVRAKEYTGVCAPQPVPRPEIAAILSAPLPESSLATAERPAPPPPHPAAGPGPNGTEERVPASKGVPTPKDLAALRAPGTQPAQPPASATLRWSSDKGWVDRPTAEPPEAASMPTLAQLTTAEQRWADREEDITTVGGDPYEVGQVFARRWVERLGDQSQLPKLSGMYPRIPHRVDGELLRYAARFGLLAHKDDQIDERDRYAIRAGFWREIGVRTGVEHTPVDD; via the coding sequence GTGGACCGCTGCATCGTCCTGGTGGACGCCGGGTATCTGCTGGGAGCGGCGGCGAGTCTCCTCGCCGGGGAGCCCTCACGATCCCGCATCACCGTCGACCACACGGCCCTCATCCAGGGGCTGCGCGAACGCGCCGAGTCCGATACGCAGCAGCCCCTGCTGCGCATCTACTGGTTCGACGGCGCCCCCGACCGCGTCCCGCAGCCCGAACACCGCCGGCTGCGCGTGATGCCCCGGGTCACCGTCCGGCTCGGCGCGCTGACCCGCAGCGACGGCCGCTGGGCGCAGAAGGGCGTGGACGCCGCGATGCACGCCGAGCTCACCGAGCTGGCCCGCAACCGCGCCTGCTCCGACATCGTCCTCGTCACCGGCGACGGCGACCTGCTGCCCGGCATGATGGCCGCCAAGGAGCACGGCGTCGCCGTCCACCTGTGGGCCGTCCAGGCCGCCGACGGCGACTACAACCAGTCCGAGGACCTGGTCGCCGAGGCCGACGAGCGGCGCGTCCTGGACCGCACGTGGATCACCAAGGCGGTCCGCGCCAAGGAGTACACCGGTGTGTGCGCCCCGCAGCCCGTGCCCCGGCCCGAGATCGCCGCGATCCTCTCCGCGCCGCTGCCCGAGTCCTCGCTCGCCACGGCCGAGCGGCCCGCCCCGCCGCCCCCGCACCCGGCGGCCGGCCCCGGGCCGAACGGCACCGAGGAGCGGGTCCCCGCCTCCAAAGGCGTCCCCACGCCCAAAGACCTGGCGGCCCTGCGCGCCCCTGGAACCCAGCCCGCCCAGCCCCCCGCCTCCGCCACCCTTCGCTGGTCCTCCGACAAGGGCTGGGTCGACCGGCCCACGGCCGAGCCCCCCGAGGCCGCCTCGATGCCGACGCTCGCCCAGCTGACCACGGCCGAGCAGCGGTGGGCCGACCGCGAGGAGGACATCACCACGGTCGGCGGCGACCCCTACGAGGTGGGGCAGGTCTTCGCGCGGCGCTGGGTTGAGCGCCTCGGCGACCAGAGCCAGCTGCCGAAACTGTCCGGGATGTACCCGCGCATCCCGCACCGCGTCGACGGGGAGCTGCTGCGCTACGCCGCCCGCTTCGGCCTGCTCGCCCACAAGGACGAC